The Pseudomonas pergaminensis nucleotide sequence TTGCCGGCCACGTTGGCCGCGCTGACCTGGTGGTCGTCGCCGCCGGCAAGCCGGGCCTGGTCAAGGGTGAGTGGATCAAGGAAGGCGCCATCGTCATCGACGTAGGCATCAACCGCCAGGACGACGGCAAGCTGGTCGGCGACGTGGTGTACGAAACCGCCCTGCCCCGCGCCGGCTGGATCACTCCAGTGCCAGGCGGTGTCGGGCCGATGACCCGCGCCTGCCTGCTTGAGAACACCTTGTACGCCGCCGAAACCCTGCACGATTAATAACCAGGCGTACTGAAAAAGCCCTGCTTTATCGCAGGGCTTTTTATTGCCCGCAATAAAACCTGTTTTTTCTTAGTTTTTAAGCACTTTCGTCCGGTTCTAGAAGAACATTCGACAGTTTCTGATCCATACTCCTAAAATGTAACGGCATTTATCAAAAACCCGTTTCCGAACGGTATTTCCTTACTTTTTTAGCGAGTTCATCCGCGTGAAAATTCGTCTTTCTATCATCAGCCTATTTTTCGCTTTCACAGGCCACTTCGCGCACGCCGCCGAAACCACCCAGGCCCCGCGTGATACGTCCAAGCTGCAAATCGCCTCTGGCAGCGCCATGCTGGTGGATCTGCAGACCAACAAGGTCATTTATTCCAGCAACCCGGACGTGGTGGTGCCCATCGCTTCGGTGAGCAAATTAATGACTGGCCTGATCGTGCTCGAAGCCAAGCAGAACATGGATGAGTACATCGATATCAACATCACCGACACGCCGGAAATGAAAGGCGTGTTTTCGCGCGTGAAGATCGGCAGCCAGATGCCGCGCAAGGAAATGCTGCTGATCGCCCTGATGTCCTCGGAAAACCGCGCCGCCGCGAGCCTGGCCCACCACTATCCGGGTGGTTATGCAGCCTTCATCGCCGCGATGAACGCCAAGGCCAAGGCGCTGGGCATGACCAGCACGCATTATGTCGAACCCACGGGCCTGTCGATCCACAACGTGTCCACCGCCCGCGACCTGAGCAAATTGTTGGCCGCCGCGCGTCACTACCCGTTGCTGAGCCAACTGAGCACCACCAAGGAAAAGACTGTGTCGTTCCGCAAGCCCAACTACACCCTGGGCTTCTCTAACACGGACCACCTGATCAACCGCGCCAACTGGGACATCAAGCTGACCAAGACCGGCTTCACCAACCAGGCCGGCCACTGCCTGGTGCTGGTGACCAGCATGGGCAACCGTCCGGTGTCGCTGGTGATCCTGGATGCCTTTGGCAAATTCACTCACTTTGCCGATGCCAGCCGCATTCGCAACTGGGTCGAGACCGGCAAAAGCGGTTCGGTGCCGGATGTGGCGTTGCGCTACAAGGCTGACAAGAACCTGAAAAACCGTCCTAACGCCGCCGAAGTACGTCGCTGATCACACACTGATGCAGGAGCTGGCGTGTGTGGGAGCTGGCTTGCCTGCGATCGCATCACTGCGGTGTAACTGGAACACCGCAGTGCCTGCATCGCGGGCAAGCCCGGCCCCCACACAACCCCGCTCCCACACTGGAGCGTTGGTGTGTTGTTTACTTGCGTTCCGCCAGCACCTTCAGCGCCTGCGCCGCCGCGCGCTCCTGCCCCGCCTGGCCCGTCGCGTTGGCCGCATCCCGCCAGCGCTGCGCGTCCACATTCGCCGGCAACTGGCTCGGGCGCTGGGTGAGGATCGCCCAACTTCCGGCGCTGTTCCACTTTGACTCAAAGTCGCTGAAGCTCATCAACAACCGCCGGTCCATGCCCGAGCGCAGCAACACCGTGCTTTTCTGTTGATTGAAACCCACCACAACCACGTAGCGCGCGTCCGACCACAGCCCGCCGCCGATTCGCGCCATCACTGGATAACCCGCCGCCACCTGTGCCAGCACCGCTGTCAGCTTGGCGTCCACCGGGTACACCATCAGCCCGTACTCGCGCGCCAGCACCTGCATGTTGCGCTCAAGGTCCGCTTCGCCGCCCGGCAGGTGCAGCGGCTTATCCAGCAACCCCGGTGTCATGACAATGCCTTGTTGCGACAGCATGCTGGCTAATGCCGTAGGACCGCTCTGATAAGCCTCGCTGCGAAACGTCGGCACGCCATTGAGTTCGACACGTTCCGGCAGGCCCGCCAGTTTCGACGGCGTCGCGGAACAGGCCGCAAGCCCCAGGGCGCAGGCCAATAGAACGGATGTTTTAAGGTTCGACCGTAACCGCAATTTTCTACTCTCTTGATCAACTGCCGGTAAGGGCCTTGATCATAGGACGCCCGGCCACGTGGGTATAGCCCGCGGGCTTAGTAAAGGGAATGGATAGAGCAAAGAAGTTGGAAGGACACGACCATTGGTCAATAGCAGGCAACGGTCAGGTAGCTAGACTGTCCATTGAGAAGACTGTGTGTGCCCCGGACGGGGCGAAAGGAGGCCCGAATGAGCCTTGCAACAACGATTTTCCTATTGATCTGCGGTTGGCTGGCGGTTGCCGGCGCCATGTTGTGGGGGGTGTTGCGCATAACCCGCCGGCACCATCACCCCCACGTCAAACCCGCTGCACCTGCCAAGCCCCATAAGGCGGCAGTGCATCACGCCTAGCCAGGCATGCAATTGAAGTCCTGAGTCGCCGCGACTTCCTTGCCGTGGCCATCCATCAAGGCGGCGCGCACGGTGGTGCCGAGGCTGGATTCCACCAGGGTGTAGTGCTCACCCGCCTTGAAGTGCTTGTATTCGACGCGACCCTGGCAGTCCTGCTGGTTGTCGTCGCCCGGTTCTTCTTCGAACAGCGTTACATCCAAGCGATGGTCGCCCGGCGGCACTTCAAAAAAGCGCCCGTCATCCACGCGCTTGCCGTCTACACGCTCGGCCATCAGGTCGTTCGGTGCTTCTTCTTTCAGACCGATCCACGCTTCGCTCGGGTCAGCCTTGGGGATCGGGCCGGCGCACGCCGACAACAACAGCACGGCACCGAGGGCGGGAATCAACAGCAGTGGTTTGAGTGAAATGGTTTTGAGTGACTGGGTTTTGAGTGACATGGCAGGGCTCCAAAGCAGGACATGTGTCCGATGGGTTACAAGCTTGGGGAGCAGACCTGTGTAGAACAAATGAATACATATGAAACGATCTTCAGCGCCTACCTAAATGTTCCTTCACCTGGCTGAAAGGTGCGTGTTAGGTGGGTCGCGTGAGACTGCCGGGGTTTGCAATCCTGCTCCTCTGGAGGTTCACGCATGCTCGGGCTGGTAAAGACCGCACTGCAAAAGCCGTACACGTTTATCGTGTTGGCCATATTCATCTGCATCATCGGGCCGATGGCGGCCCTGCGTACCCCCACTGACGTTTTCCCGGATATCGGCATCCCCGTGGTCGCCGTGGTGTGGCAATACAACGGCCTGTCGCCGGACGCCATGGCCGGTCGGGTGATCTACACCTACGAACGCTCCCTGAGCACCACCGTCAACGACATCGAACACATCGAATCGCAATCGCTGCCCGGCATGGGCATCGTGAAAATCTTTTTCCAGCCTGGCGTGGATATCCGCACCGCCAACGCCCAGGTGACGGCGGTGTCACAAACCGTACTCAAGCAAATGCCCCCGGGCATCACGCCGCCGCTGATCCTCAACTACAGCGCCTCGACGGTGCCGATCCTGCAGATGGCGTTCTCCAGCCCGAGCCTCTCGGAAGCGAAGATCCGCGACCTGGTGCAGAACAATATCCGCCTGCCGCTGAGCGCCCTGCCCGGCCTGGCCATGCCCACGCCCATGGGCGGCAAGCAACGCCAGATCACCCTCGACCTCGACCCGCAGGCGCTCGCCGCCAAAGGCTTGTCGGCCCAGGACGTGGGCAATGCCCTGGCGTTGCAGAACCAGATCATCCCGGTGGGCACCGCCAAACTAGGCCCGAACGAATACACGATCCTGCTCAACAACAGCCCCAAGGCCATCGATGAACTCAACGACCTGCCGATCAAGACCGTCGACGGTGCGCTGATCACCATCGGCCAAGTGGCCCACGTACGCGATGGTTCGCCGCCGCAGACCAATATCGTGCGCGTCGACGGCCACCGCGCGGTACTGATGCCGGCGCTGAAAAACGGCAGCATCTCGACCCTGTCGATCATCGACGGCATCCGCCAGATGCTGCCGCGCATCAATGAAACCCTGCCGCCGTCGCTGAAGACTTCGCTGCTCGGCGACGCCTCGGTGTTCGTCAAGCAATCGGTGGGCAGCGTGGCCCAGGAAGGCATCATCGCCGCGTTGCTGACCAGCGCGATGATCCTGCTGTTCCTCGGCAGTTGGCGTTCGACATTGATCATCGCCGCCTCGATTCCGCTGGCCGTGCTGTCGGCCATCGCGCTGCTGGCGGTCAGCGGGCAAACCCTCAACGTGATGACCCTCGGCGGGCTGGCGTTGGCGGTGGGGATCCTGGTGGACGACGCCACGGTGACCATCGAAAACATCAACTGGCACCTGGAGCAAGGCAAGGCGGTGAAGACTGCGATCCTCGACGGTGCCGCGCAAATTGTCGGGCCGGCGTTCGTCTCGCTGCTGTGTATCTGCATCGTGTTCGTGCCGATGTTTTTGCTGCAAGGCATCGCCGGCTACCTGTTCCGGCCGATGGCCCTGGCGGTGATCTTTGCCATGGCCAGCTCCTTCATCCTTTCGCGTACGCTGGTGCCGACCCTGGCGATGTTCCTGCTCAAGCCGCACATGCCCGAGGCCGGTGCAGGGCATCATCCGGAAGATGCGTTCATCAACCACCACGAGGGCGAGCAGCACACAACACCACGCAACGCGGTGCTGCAATCGGTGCTGAATTTCCAGCAAGGTTTCGAGCGCCACTTCTCGAATATCCGTGACACCTACCACGGCCTGCTGACCCTGGCCCTGGGCAACCGCAAGGGTTTTATCGTCGGTTTCCTGGCCTGTGTCCTGGCGTCCTTCCTGCTGTTGCCCAGCCTGGGCCAAGACTTCTTCCCGGCCACCGATGCAGGCGCCCTGGCCCTTCACGTGCGTTTGCCACTGGGCACGCGTATCGAAGAAAGCGCCGCCGCCTTCGACCGCATCGAAGCGCGGATTCGTGAAGTCATTCCCGCCGAAGAGCTGGACACCATCGTCGATAACATTGGCATCCCGCTCAGCGGCATCGACATGGCCTACAGCAGCAGCGGCACCATCGGCCCGCAGGACGGCGATATCCAGGTCACCCTGAAAAAAGACCACGCCCCCACCGCCGACTACGTGAAAAAACTGCGCGAAGCCTTGCCGCAAAGTTTCCCCGGCAGCCACTTCGCCTTCCTGCCGGCGGACATCAGCAGCCAGATCCTCAACTTTGGCGCCCCGGCCCCGTTGGACGTGAAAATCTCCGGGCGCAGCGATGAAGAAAACCGTGCCTATGCGGTGGAGCTTGAGCGTCGCTTGCAGCACGTACCGGGCATTGCCGACCTGCGTATCCAGCAGTCCACCGGCTACCCGTCGCTGCAGGTGAACGTCGACCGCATGCGCGCCAATGGCCTAGGCATCACCGAGCGTGACGTGACCAACAGCATGGTCGCCTCCCTCGCCGGCAGCTCCCAGGTGGCGCCAACCTTCTGGCTCAATCCGGCCAACGGCGTGTCCTACTCCATCGTAGCGGCGACGCCGCAATACCGCCTCGACAGCCTGCCCTCACTGGAAGCCCTGCCGGTAACCGGCGCTGACGGTCAGTCGCAGATCCTGGGCGGCGTGGCGACTATTGCCCGCGTGCAAAGCCCGGCGGTGGTCACCCACTACAACATCGAACCGACCCTGGACCTGTACGCCAACGTGCAAGGCCGCGACCTCGGCGGCGTGGCCCGCGACGTGCAAAAAGTGCTGGACGACACCGCATCCATGCGCCCCAAAGGCGCGGTGATCAGCCTGCATGGGCAGATCGACGCGCTGCATGAAGCCTTCAGCGGCCTGAGCTTCGGCCTGCTCGGTGCGGTGGTGCTGATCTACCTGCTGATCGTGGTCAACTTCCAGTCGTGGGTCGACCCGTTCGTGATCATCACTGCTTTGCCGGCGGCCCTGGCGGGGATTGTGTGGATGCTGTTTCTCAGCGGCACGTCCTTGTCGGTGCCCGCCTTGACCGGCGCGATCCTGTGCATGGGCGTCGCCACCGCCAACTCGATCCTGGTGGTGAGCTTCTGCCGTGAACGCCTGGCCGAACATGGTGATGCACTGAAGGCCGCCCTTGAAGCCGGTTACACGCGCTTCCGCCCGGTGTGCATGACCGCCCTGGCGATGATCATCGGCATGTTGCCCCTGGCGATTTCCGAAGAGCAGAACGCCCCGCTCGGCCGCGCCGTGATCGGCGGCCTGATCCTCGCCACCACCGCCACCCTGTCGTTTGTCCCCGTGGTCTTCAGCCTGGTCCACGGTCGTCACCCTACTCGCGCAACTGCTGGAGAAACGTCTCATGTCGTCTGATCACAAACCCTCGCGCAAGCGTCTGATGCTCATGGGTGTCGGCGGCCTGACCCTGGCCGCCCTGTTGGTCGCCAACGGCCTGCACGCCCGCACATTGCACGAACAATCGGTCACCGCCTGGACCGAGACCGCCGCCGTCCCGCAAGTGATGGTGTTCCAACCGCAGCAGAATGCCGCGGGCGACACCCTGCGCTTGCCGGCGCACCTGGAAGCCTGGAGCAAGGCGCCGATCCACGCCCGCGTCAGCGGCTACCTCAAGGACTGGAAAGCCGACATCGGCACCCAGGTCAAGTCCGGGCAGATCCTCGCCGAGATCGACAGCCCCGACCTCGACCAACAACTGGCCCAAACCCATGCGCGGCTGGTGCAGGAACAGGCCAATGCACGCCTGGCCGCCACCACCGCCACCCGCTGGCAGAACCTGCTGGCCAGTCACTCGGTGTCGCGCCAGGAGGCCGATGAAAAAACCTCCAACGCCGCTGCCGCCAAAGCCAACGCCGAAGCCGCCGCTGCCGATTACGCCAGGCTTACGGCACTGGAAAGCTTCAAGACTATCCGCGCGCCATTCGCGGGCACCATCACTGCACGCAACACCGACATCGGCCAGTTGATCAAGGCCGATACCGACAGCGACCCGGAGCTGTTCAACATCGCCGACACCCACCAATTGCGCCTGTATGTGCCAGTGCCGCAGAACTATGCGGCGGTCATTCACCCAGGCCTCGAAGCCGAGCTGACCGTGCCCGAGCACCCCGGCGAGCATTTCAAGGCGCGCCTGATCGGCGACTCCACCGCCATCGACCGCCGCTCCGGCACCCTGCTCGCGCAGTTCGTCGCCGACAACCCCAATGGCGAGTTGCTGCCCGGCGACTACGCCGAAGCCACCCTGCCGATTCCAGCGGACACCCATGGCGTGAGCATCCCGGCCAGCGCGCTGATCTTCCGCGCCCAAGGCACCCAGGTGGCGGTGCTGGATGCGCAGAATCATGTGCACCTGCAAGACATCCACATCGGCCTCGACCTGGGCGAACGCCTGGTCATCGACCAAGGCCTGAAACCCACCGACCGCGTGGTCGACAACCCGCCCGACGCCCTGCGAGAAGGCGACCCGGTACAACTGGCCGACGCTTCTGGAGGTACGCATGCGCCCAAGGCTTAAGCCCCTCGCGGCGTTGATGCTGTTGGCGTTGCAGGGTTGCTCGATGGCGCCCACCTACACAGTGCCGTCACTTGACCTGCCCGCGAATTACCGCGAACAGACCAGCGATGGCCCGTGGCACAGCGCGCAGCCCTCCGACTCATTGGCGCCCGATTGGTGGACCCTCTACCACGACCCGCGCCTGAACGACCTGCAACAGCAACTGCTCAAGGCCAACCCGGACCTGGCGGCGGCACTGGCACACTTCGATGCCTCCCAGGCGTATGCCAGCCAGCTGCATGCCGGGCTGTTCCCGCAGATCACCGCCAGCGCGCAGCCATTGCGCCAGCGTCAATCAGACTCGCGGCCATTGCGGGGGACCACGCAGCCGTCGGTGTACAACAGCAATACGGCGGGGTTTTCGCTGAGTTATGACCTGGACCTGTGGGGCAAAATCCGCAACCAGGTCGCGGCCGGCGACGCCCAGGCACAAGCGTCCGGCGATGACTTGGCCGTGGCGCGCCTGAGCCTGCAACATCAGTTGGCGACGCTGTATGTGCAACTCAATGGGCTGGATGCACAGGCGCGGATTCTCAACAGTTCGCTGGAGGATTTCCGCCAGGCACTGCAACTGACCCGCAGTCGGTATGAGGGCCAGATTGCTTCGGAGCTGGACCTCACCCGCGCGCAAAACCAACTCGCCGAAGCCAAGGCGCAACTGGATGAAGTCCGCGGGCAGCGCAATCTTACTGAACACGCCATGGGTGAGTTGGTGGGTGTGGCGGCCAGTGACTTCAGCGTGCCGCCGAGCCAGCAACTGATCGCACTGCCGGGCATCCCGTCGCAGTTGCCGAGCCATCTGCTGCAACGCCGGCCAGACATCGCGGCGGCGGAGCGTCGCGTGTTTGCCGCCAACGCCAATATCGGCGTGGCCAAGGCGGCGTGGTACCCGGATTTCAGCCTGACCGGCTTGATCGGCGGCCAGACCCAAGGGGTTGGTAACTTGTTGTCCGCTAGCAATCGCT carries:
- the pbpG gene encoding D-alanyl-D-alanine endopeptidase translates to MKIRLSIISLFFAFTGHFAHAAETTQAPRDTSKLQIASGSAMLVDLQTNKVIYSSNPDVVVPIASVSKLMTGLIVLEAKQNMDEYIDINITDTPEMKGVFSRVKIGSQMPRKEMLLIALMSSENRAAASLAHHYPGGYAAFIAAMNAKAKALGMTSTHYVEPTGLSIHNVSTARDLSKLLAAARHYPLLSQLSTTKEKTVSFRKPNYTLGFSNTDHLINRANWDIKLTKTGFTNQAGHCLVLVTSMGNRPVSLVILDAFGKFTHFADASRIRNWVETGKSGSVPDVALRYKADKNLKNRPNAAEVRR
- a CDS encoding efflux transporter outer membrane subunit, which translates into the protein MRPRLKPLAALMLLALQGCSMAPTYTVPSLDLPANYREQTSDGPWHSAQPSDSLAPDWWTLYHDPRLNDLQQQLLKANPDLAAALAHFDASQAYASQLHAGLFPQITASAQPLRQRQSDSRPLRGTTQPSVYNSNTAGFSLSYDLDLWGKIRNQVAAGDAQAQASGDDLAVARLSLQHQLATLYVQLNGLDAQARILNSSLEDFRQALQLTRSRYEGQIASELDLTRAQNQLAEAKAQLDEVRGQRNLTEHAMGELVGVAASDFSVPPSQQLIALPGIPSQLPSHLLQRRPDIAAAERRVFAANANIGVAKAAWYPDFSLTGLIGGQTQGVGNLLSASNRYWALGPLVNLPIFDGGRLSANERQAKAEFEEASAHYRSQVLKAVREVEDNLAQLRDLQQEAQDEQAAADAAQHTQALAMNSYQAGAVSYLDVVTAQTAALQAQRTLQAVQTRQLQASVGLVTALGGGWQPSS
- a CDS encoding efflux RND transporter permease subunit gives rise to the protein MLGLVKTALQKPYTFIVLAIFICIIGPMAALRTPTDVFPDIGIPVVAVVWQYNGLSPDAMAGRVIYTYERSLSTTVNDIEHIESQSLPGMGIVKIFFQPGVDIRTANAQVTAVSQTVLKQMPPGITPPLILNYSASTVPILQMAFSSPSLSEAKIRDLVQNNIRLPLSALPGLAMPTPMGGKQRQITLDLDPQALAAKGLSAQDVGNALALQNQIIPVGTAKLGPNEYTILLNNSPKAIDELNDLPIKTVDGALITIGQVAHVRDGSPPQTNIVRVDGHRAVLMPALKNGSISTLSIIDGIRQMLPRINETLPPSLKTSLLGDASVFVKQSVGSVAQEGIIAALLTSAMILLFLGSWRSTLIIAASIPLAVLSAIALLAVSGQTLNVMTLGGLALAVGILVDDATVTIENINWHLEQGKAVKTAILDGAAQIVGPAFVSLLCICIVFVPMFLLQGIAGYLFRPMALAVIFAMASSFILSRTLVPTLAMFLLKPHMPEAGAGHHPEDAFINHHEGEQHTTPRNAVLQSVLNFQQGFERHFSNIRDTYHGLLTLALGNRKGFIVGFLACVLASFLLLPSLGQDFFPATDAGALALHVRLPLGTRIEESAAAFDRIEARIREVIPAEELDTIVDNIGIPLSGIDMAYSSSGTIGPQDGDIQVTLKKDHAPTADYVKKLREALPQSFPGSHFAFLPADISSQILNFGAPAPLDVKISGRSDEENRAYAVELERRLQHVPGIADLRIQQSTGYPSLQVNVDRMRANGLGITERDVTNSMVASLAGSSQVAPTFWLNPANGVSYSIVAATPQYRLDSLPSLEALPVTGADGQSQILGGVATIARVQSPAVVTHYNIEPTLDLYANVQGRDLGGVARDVQKVLDDTASMRPKGAVISLHGQIDALHEAFSGLSFGLLGAVVLIYLLIVVNFQSWVDPFVIITALPAALAGIVWMLFLSGTSLSVPALTGAILCMGVATANSILVVSFCRERLAEHGDALKAALEAGYTRFRPVCMTALAMIIGMLPLAISEEQNAPLGRAVIGGLILATTATLSFVPVVFSLVHGRHPTRATAGETSHVV
- a CDS encoding peptidase C39 family protein, producing MRLRSNLKTSVLLACALGLAACSATPSKLAGLPERVELNGVPTFRSEAYQSGPTALASMLSQQGIVMTPGLLDKPLHLPGGEADLERNMQVLAREYGLMVYPVDAKLTAVLAQVAAGYPVMARIGGGLWSDARYVVVVGFNQQKSTVLLRSGMDRRLLMSFSDFESKWNSAGSWAILTQRPSQLPANVDAQRWRDAANATGQAGQERAAAQALKVLAERK
- a CDS encoding efflux RND transporter periplasmic adaptor subunit, with protein sequence MSSDHKPSRKRLMLMGVGGLTLAALLVANGLHARTLHEQSVTAWTETAAVPQVMVFQPQQNAAGDTLRLPAHLEAWSKAPIHARVSGYLKDWKADIGTQVKSGQILAEIDSPDLDQQLAQTHARLVQEQANARLAATTATRWQNLLASHSVSRQEADEKTSNAAAAKANAEAAAADYARLTALESFKTIRAPFAGTITARNTDIGQLIKADTDSDPELFNIADTHQLRLYVPVPQNYAAVIHPGLEAELTVPEHPGEHFKARLIGDSTAIDRRSGTLLAQFVADNPNGELLPGDYAEATLPIPADTHGVSIPASALIFRAQGTQVAVLDAQNHVHLQDIHIGLDLGERLVIDQGLKPTDRVVDNPPDALREGDPVQLADASGGTHAPKA
- a CDS encoding PA0061/PA0062 family lipoprotein → MSLKPLLLIPALGAVLLLSACAGPIPKADPSEAWIGLKEEAPNDLMAERVDGKRVDDGRFFEVPPGDHRLDVTLFEEEPGDDNQQDCQGRVEYKHFKAGEHYTLVESSLGTTVRAALMDGHGKEVAATQDFNCMPG